Genomic segment of Schistocerca nitens isolate TAMUIC-IGC-003100 chromosome 9, iqSchNite1.1, whole genome shotgun sequence:
atttttttggttctaataaaaccccatgtcattccaagcatgtgtgtcaatttgtacctctctgtctacattattccgtgatttattcagttttcaaatttatactgactttttgatcacccggtacataagtgTTTATAAAGCATACATCTATTTTGTATGTAAACAGTTAGTTGAAAAATTCTTAAATAATAAGACATCATTACAGCAATTATAATCCTGCATACTAATTATAAGGCTTACAGTCCAATTCACATATAAACAGTTATGCTAACAAATGAGATATTAGGATAACTATTTTTTAAGTTGAGAAAGTAAAGCTTGAAATTCATCACATTTCACAAAGTATAATACActttcaaaatatttgtgtaacaaATAGAAAGAGCTATCAAAAAGATAAAGGTTTAACTCTTTGTTTGAATTTAGTCAGATCCTCAGTGACTGCTTTGACTCCAATGGCAAgattattacatattttttatgtatatttgtgtaGACTATGTTTACTTCTTGTATCAACATCATTGTATGTCTTCTTCATTTTCTAAATTGTGTAATTCCTGTTGACAATGCACATAAGTGAAAAAAATGTACTGGCATGATTTGGTGAGTATCCCCAGCTGTTTACATAAATTCCCACAAGAGCATCTAGGGTGGACTCTGCTCATAATTCTGATGAAACTCTTCTGTCCCATAAAAAATATGATGCTCTATGTCATAAGTGAATGTAAATACACCTTTGATTATTTCTGTATCACAAATAAATGCAACTGAGCAAATGGCAGGTGCTACCAACATCATTCCTTTACATAGGCCAAAGATGTGAACTGACCAATTTTGGGTTGCTATTAATATGCTTCAAAGTGTACATATATGAACTAATTGGCAGCCTTAACTTTGCCCTAGGTGTTAAAAGAAGTAGTTAATTTTGCGTAGTAGAATGATTTTTTTCCCATTATTATACTGTATGAGAACTGTATCTGTAAAATAAACATTCCATTGATACAACATACTGCTTTTGACTATACAATCAAATGCTACCTCACTTCTTCATCCCTTGACTTTAACTGGTTACTGCTCACTCCTGTCACAGGTCTTGTTCCCATCAGTGTTGGGTGCATGTAAGCAGTGGAACAGTATAAGTGGACCTGCATACCTCATGGGATTCTTGAATGTGTAAATTAGTTCATAATGCGCTGCTGCATAATCTACCACAATCATGGTAGGTGACATTACAAATGGCTTGTGTGTTGTATTGTATAATGTCAGGATTGTTGTGTTGCACTTTGTTTCATAAGTGTCCTAATGATGTGAATGTATTTCCAACATCAAGTCAGGGTTGGACCAGCAACTTACGtaacaaattatttattgtaattctgtcacagttgCATTTTATTAAACTGGTGGCTACTTTCAAACTACTAAATTCATTTTCAAGCCAGCTGCACTAATAGTGCTTGATTAAGTGACAGTCAGTTCACACATAGGTAATACATACACGATAAACAGTCATATGGAAGCCAGACCAATTTTGCAATGTAGACGTATTGCTGTTGAGTTCAGCTGCACTTCATAAATACTAGTGCAGCTTTAATAAGCCTGGCTTGAAAATGAACTTGGTAGTTCAAAACTAGTCACCAGTTTAATAGAACTCGATTGTGATGGAATTATAATGAAGAATTTGTCCCAGTGATAGATTTCCATGCAGTGGGTGAACAGGCAATGCAGATTTAGCTGTATCATCAATGGCAAGCACAATGAGTTGCTTGAAACAAACACACTTATATCAGTGTGCAGGCATCCATAGAAAAATGCTGTAACAATGGTAAATTTGATAACAAATTACTATTTTAGGAATCATAACTGGCTGAAAGTTCCTTAAATTGAAAAACTCAGTAAATTATTCAGATCAACTTCTGTAGTCTTGCAGGTAGAGTCTGCATTCTTTATTTACAGCTTCTGCTGTGTTATAGTGTACTTGCCCCTCTTTTAAAATGTGATTTTAATTAAATATGTGTCTTTTTAGCAAGTGCTCGGTGTTGAAGATGAGCAGATGAAGAACATAACAGGAGGCTTGGATGAACTAAACAGTATTCTCACTGTCACTCAAAAGAAACTGAACAAGTTTAAGGTATGTTATACTAACTACCACTACAGTAAAACTAGGATGTTAATGTGGTGCTGTAATGTAATTTTGCTTAGCGTGCATGGTACTTCCCTAGGTCGTGTGTGGCAGCCTAACGAATCTGCTGAAAATAAGAATTGGCAAGGAAGATGGCAGCTCGAGTGCCTGCAGCACAGACTGTAGCAGATCTCTGGGCTCTGGTGCTGAGGCAGAAAGGAAACAGGACGAGCAACAGGATGCAGAAGCAGAGAAGGAACAGAGTCCTGTAGTGAACAGTCCAGGTATGTGAAATGAAAGGCTGTCCTGAAAACAGGATTTATCAATGTTTGAGTAGTCTATAATTTTTCTCTGCTCATCATTTGGGACAATGGTTTGATTATTGAAGTCAGTAGTGTTCCAAGTCTTATACGGGGACCAGAATttgaatagtggcaacactgctgtggagacacaagACAACTGAATTAAGTAACATCACTTATACCACATGCACAGAGTGAATGGACACTGCCTTCCAACATCATGTGCATGCACAGTTAGCAGAATGGGGCCTCTTGTAGTAGATGGTCTAATGTAGCACTGCCATTGTGATTTTGAAACAAGAACAACTAGTTGGATAAAAATTAAATATGCCAGAGGGCatacagaatagcaatgtcatgaggCCCTTGGAGAGGCTTCCAGATAATGTACATTGCATTACACAACAGTGGCTAAGTGGGTAAAGGCTATCAACAAGGGATATCAAAATTTGGCAGACATTTCTCTGTCAGCTCATCCCTGAAgaaccatctgctcttaccacatTACTGGACAGTGATTGATGCCAAATAATTCATGAGGTTACAAGAGATAAGATTAGTGCATACAACTATGCTTCACATTCAGAACTAATGAGAATAATTGCATTATATTAGATTCGGCACAGGAAATGCAGAAATGGCTACGATACAGTGCTGCCCGGACCCATTTAGAATGCTATGAACATAAAGGAGAGTCTGTCTTACAACATTTCATTATGCTGGGTGAGACATGGAACAAATCATACAAGCCACAGCTAAAATCTCAATTAAATCAGTGACAGCATTATGGGTCTACATGATGATCCTCAGAATCCCACCAAAGTGAAAGCTATGGTGATTTTCATGTACGATTGTGATGATGTTCCTATAACACATACCACTCACTAGCCGCAAGCTTTCAGCATGCTatgttgcagttcattttcggAACACAACCAGTGACCATCTTTGAGaaaaagtggtgacactttctgcagaattcacccatcattttgcaggacagtgctcaggtGTGTACAGTGCaattgtgactgatttgttcaatTGATGGGGCTGGCAAGTGCTGTAAAGTCCATCATACTCTCTGAACTTGAGCTCTTGTGATCTCATCTTGATTGCTAAGATGAAGGAAGTAGTTCATGGCATTAGTTTCAGAACTATTGCAGACTCGTTAGACACCAATTCACTCCATtcaaactatcaacacaactgccaCTTCTAAAGGTATTCTATGACTTCCACATTGGTGGCAATGGActatacacaatgctgctgactactttaaaggacagtaaaactttgtaaTGCAAATCTGCTTCATGTTTGTAGTAAAGAACCAGtgatcactattaaagttccagcccttgTCACTGACTATTACAAAATAATTGTTCTAGCAGTTATGCATTCCTATAattccatacatttattcatttctcgTATTTCATAAAACCATTGTGGAGCAAAGCCCTCAGAAAAAGAGGAAAATATGCTAAATCCATACTTAATAAATAAATCCAGTCCTTTCACCACTGCCGTTGATTAAGTGTTTCATTTCACTAGTGGTTCCAATCACATGATCATTTTCAGGTAGCAGGTGTGTGTCATAATGGCCCAACAAATACATTTCACATTCTTAGTGTACATTCTAAATTACCAGAACAATTGTTAATCACCTTGTTTGGAGGAAGTGCTTTATTAATGCTCCatgattttcattattttgattGGTATAAATGGATGCTACAGTATTTATCTTTGACCTGCTAGTGTAAAAGATGTTATTAATTCAGCTAagtaaaatatttacagaattgttCATTAGTATATATTAAAGATGTATTCACAGTGTTGATTCTGCCTGTTAATGTGTGACTTGACTTACTTCTTGTCCTTGAAAGTTTTCTTTCATAATGCAATTTAGGTTACACAATATGCAAATAAATGAACACCACTTGCTCAGAACAAACAATTTAATATGATTAAATATTAAGGATATTTTATGCAATTACAAACAAATAACATTTAGGCATAGGCACCAAGAAATAAAAGAACAGTGTTGCAAATTGCATACCAAGTCTTGTATATGAAATTAAATTTATACCACAGACTGTctacagaatcaacagcaaaccaataccgataaTGAAAGTTcaggtgccggccagagtggccgagcagttctaggcgctacagtctggaaccgcacgaccgctacggtcacaggttcaaatcctgcctcgggcatggatgtgtgtgatgtccttaggttagttaggtttaagtagttctaagttctagggaactgatgacctcagaagttaagtcccatagtgctcagagccatttgaaccatttttttgatagttcaggtatacatgtcagtGTTGCTAGTgtaagaagaagagatagagaaaatatatgaggataatgAACGGATAATTcattatgtaaagggagatgaaaatctaatagtcatgggggtctggaatgtgattgtagtggaaggagtagaagaaagtgttatggGTAATATGGGCTtagtaataggaatgagagaggagaaagactaattgggttctgcaataaatttcagctaataatagtgaatactctgttcaaaaattgtAAGAGGAGGAAGCATACTTGGAAAGGGCAcaggaacatttcagttagattacaccatggtcaggcagagattcggaaatcagatattggattgtaaggcatatccaagagcagatatagtctcagatcacaatttagtagtgatggagagtagccTGAAGTTTGAGAGACTAGTGAGGAAGAGTCAAAGAGCAAAGAAGTGGATACAgaaatattaaggaatgaagagatacgtttgaagttctccaaggctatagatactgaggtaatgaatagctcagtatgcagttcccagctgaagaggaatggacatctctaaaaaaggcaatcacagaagttggagagaaaaatatagatacaaggaaggtacaaaaaatacagaaatactagtcacttaggaatgaaatgaatagaaagTTCAGGGAGCTAAGGTAAATtgcaaggactgattcagcatatagaaaagacaaaacaacctttagtgaaattaaaacccagagtggtaacattaaggggaattccactgttaaatgcagaggatagctGATAGGTGGGGAGAGCACTCCAGTCTCTATGAAGGAAAAACTTGTCTGAttatgtgttagaagaagaaacgggaatcattgtagaagagataggagatccagtattagaattggtatttaaaacagcttttgaagacttaagatcaaagaaggtaaaagggatagataacatttcatcagaatttctaaaatcattggaggaagtggcaacaaaataactatttgcattggtgtgtagaatatatgagtctggtgatataccatctgacttttaggAGAAACATTATCCATGCAATTCCAAAGACTGGAAAagctgacagatgtgagaattatctcacaatcagcttagctcatgcatccaagttactgacaagaataatatacagaggaatggaaaagatttTTGAGGAGAGGTATATAACAAGAGATATGGGTAAATCCTACTTTACATCCACAATGCCATTGGTATTaaggaccaggaatcatcgtaaaattaatgagcagGAAGGTGCATGTACATGGATCAAGGGGGCcttgtatgtaaaaatatttaaattgttaGTGATGCAACTCtttattacagaaatgaaataaaatttctctaTCCCCTGCAAAAAAAAATGCACATTGATTTTTCCAAAAACCCGAAAAGCTAGtcttttggctttaggaaaggtaaaggcaccagagaggcagctctgatgttgtggttgataatagaagcaagactaaagaaaaatcaagtaacGCTTGTAGGATTTCCCAAC
This window contains:
- the LOC126203382 gene encoding uncharacterized protein LOC126203382 isoform X2, yielding MSADEYEYQRMRAELLGLPPPERKPDPPAQGTAEGADEEANPGLDEQVLGVEDEQMKNITGGLDELNSILTVTQKKLNKFKVVCGSLTNLLKIRIGKEDGSSSACSTDCSRSLGSGAEAERKQDEQQDAEAEKEQSPVVNSPVRTSLRITASFVESLMLLYCLPSL